A segment of the Acidobacteriota bacterium genome:
CTTCGAACACGTCAGCCCCGACACCCGCGACGGCCGCCAGCTGGTCCCGGGCCGCAGCTGGGCGGCGTGGTCGCGTGCGCTCGGCATGTTGTTGCCGCCACTGGACGTGGCCGACCTCGGGTGCGGCGAAGGCTATCTCACCGTCGAAACCGCCCGCTGGGCACGGCGTGTCGTCGCCATCGATCGCGCCACCGGCGTGCTCGATCGCGCCAAGGCGCTGGCGGCGCGCAAGCGGCTGACCAACATCACCTGGAAGAAAGGCGAGCTCGAGAAGCTGCCGCTCGACGCGGCGACGATGGATGTGGCGTTGCTGTCGCAGGCGTTGCACCACGCCAGCCAGCCGGCGGCAGCGCTGGCCGAGGCCGCCCGCATTCTCAAGCCCGGCGGCCGGCTGCTGATTCTCGACCTGCGCGCCCACGACGAAACCTGGGTGAAAGAGAAGCTCGGCGACCAGTGGTTCGGCTTCAGCGACGACCACCTCGCCGGCTTGCTGACCCGCGCCGGCTTCACCGACGTTCGCGTCGCGCTTGGCGCGCGGCGTACCCATGATCCATTTGCAGTGCTGCTGGCCATTGGCACCAAGCCGGCAAAGGCCCGAAAAAAGACATGACCACGACTCTCGAGACCCTGGAACGCCTGCTCGCCACCCGCATTCTCGTGCTCGACGGCGCCATGGGCACCATGGTCCAGCGGCGCAAGCTGACCGAGGCCGACTTCCGCGGCACGCGTTTCGCCTCGCACTCGCACGACCTCAAGGGCAACAACGACGTGCTGGTGCTGACCCGGCCGGATGTGATCGCCGACATCCACGCCGAGTACCTGGACGCCGGCGCCGACATCATCGAAACCAACACCTTCAGCGCGCAGGCGGTGTCGCAAGCCGACTACGGTCTCGAAGCGATCTCGTATGAGCTGAACCTGGTCGCCGCCCAGCTCGCCCGCCGGGTTACCGACGAGTGGACCGCGAAGACGCCAGACCGGCCGCGGTTTGTGGCCGGCTCGATCGGCCCGACCACCAAGACCCTGTCGATCTCGCCCGACGTGAACAACCCGGCGTTCCGGGCGATCACCTTCGACGAGATGAAGCAGGCGTTCAAGGACCAGGCGCGCGGATTGATCGA
Coding sequences within it:
- a CDS encoding metalloregulator ArsR/SmtB family transcription factor — encoded protein: MEQASALYRLLGDEARLRLLRVLDQDRFNVKELTGILGLAQSGVSRHLGLLKDAGLVVEERDGSYSFYRLAPTVRDERKGSLWPVLHAQFTEAAGASIVKADEARLQEVLRLRRENFEHVSPDTRDGRQLVPGRSWAAWSRALGMLLPPLDVADLGCGEGYLTVETARWARRVVAIDRATGVLDRAKALAARKRLTNITWKKGELEKLPLDAATMDVALLSQALHHASQPAAALAEAARILKPGGRLLILDLRAHDETWVKEKLGDQWFGFSDDHLAGLLTRAGFTDVRVALGARRTHDPFAVLLAIGTKPAKARKKT